TTGGCAGAAGAAGAAACGACAGCGTTTTTGAGCCACACTTGTACTTGCTGCACGCTGATGCCCGACAAATCGCTGAAAGGTGATGCGGCAATGGAAAAAGTGAACAAAGAAGGCACAGGCTCAACAATACGATGCCCTAATTGTGCCAGCAGTTGCCATAAACGCTCGCTGCTGCCGCCCGCTACAATAAGGGCGGAGGCGGTTAATATTTCGCCGTTTTGAAGTTGTATTTTCCAATCTGTCTGCGGCGCGGTCGGTGCTGTAATCTGCTCCACCGAATGTTGTGTGCGTATTTGCACACCCGCTTGCAGCGCACTATTCACCAAACAATCCACAATGCTTTGCGAACGGTTGCTATGCGGAAACACCCTGCCATCTGCTTCGGTTTTGAGGGCTACGCCGTGTGCTTCGTACCATTGGCGCGTTTGGTCTGTGCCAAAACGCCGAAATACGCTCAACAACTCGCGTGCGCCGCGCGGATAATGCTGTACGAGCAAAGCGGGGTCGCTCAGGGCATTGGTGACATTGCACCTGCCGCCGCCCGAAATTTTCACTTTCTGAAGCACTTCGCGCCCGCGCTCCACGATGGTCACTTGCCAGTCGCTATGCTCCGCCAACGCAATAGCAGCAAAAAATCCTGCCGCACCGCCGCCGATTACGATACATTTTTTCAAAATTATAAATATAAAAATTTTGATGATGATAAAAAAAAGAAATTCCCAACTTTGAGCCTTATCAAAATAAAAAAACAGCATAAATTTTTTAACCCCCAAAAAATATTTTCAACTTTTAATTGAAAGAATAAATACACGAGCAGAATTAATTTATACTATTTATTTTTATAAAATATTGATGTTAAATTAGTTATTTCATTTGTTATTTATAATTAAAAATCAATCATTACCTAATAATCATTCATTTTTACAACATCTTTTTCAATGCCAGCACTGTGTTCCAGTTGCGTGTAGAAGTGGCAACTTTTAAATGTTTTTCCAAAAAAGCCGGCGAAAAAGGCGTTTGATGATAAGGCTGCGGGCAATACAAATAAAGCATATTTTCGGCGGCTTGCCAACGGTCGGGAGTATTTTCAAAATGCACCGCACTTTGTTGTTGAAGTTGTTGCCAGAGGGCGGGCGCGGGCATTTGCTGCAAAAAAGTGGCGTGTAAATGTGTCGTTTCTAAGTGAGGCTCGGCGATGATGAAGGGATTTTGTGTGATGATGCTTTGCCACGCGGCGGCAGTGCGCAACAAAACCGGCACCGGAAAACCGAGTTCTTGGTGGAGCTTGTAAGCGATAGCGGCTTCTAATTCGGAAACTTCTGGCAGGGGCTGCGCTTGAAACACCACATTTCCGCTTTGGATATAGGTGCGCACCTGCTCCAAACCCATCGCCGCAAAAATATTTTTGAGTGCCTCCATTTTTACGCGGCGTTTGCCGATATTAATACCTCGCAACAAAGCAATATAAGTAACCTTGTGCATACAAGAAAAAAAAATTTGTACAAAATACGGCAAAAATTGACAAACTCTGCACAACAAAATCGGCATACCACAGAAAAACACTATCTTTGAGGCACTAAAACAATATTGCAATCTTATCCTATGCAGTTTCCCAGCGATTTGCGCTATACCAAAGACCACGAATGGCTTCGCCTTGAAAATGGCAATATCGCCGTTGTAGGCATCACCGATTTTGCCCAGCGCGAATTGGGCGACATCGTGTATGTAGAAATTGAAACGCTCGAGCAAACCCTTGAGCAAAACGATATTTTCGGCACGATAGAAGCCGTAAAAACAGTGTCGGATTTATATATGCCGGTGTCGGGAAAAATTATTGAAATCAATACCGCCCTCAACGACAACCCCGAAGCCGTCAATAAAGACCCCTACGGCGAGGCGTGGATGATAAAAATACAAATCAGCGACCCTGCACAGGTAGATGCACTCTTAGATGCTGCCGCTTACGAAGCTGCGGTTTCTTAGTTGGTGCCTCGCTTTTGTATTTTTTCTTCTTATTATGTTAGTTCCTTATCGTTTTACGGCAATGTGGGCATATCTCATTGTCTTTCTTTCTGTTTTGCCCTCCAACGCCCTGCCGCGCCTGTCGTTGCTTGATTTTGATTTTATAGATAAATTTATCCATTTGATGTTTTATGCCGTTTTGATGGCAGCATTTATCATAGAACACAGGCGTTTTTACGGAAAAAATCCTTCTGCACCACTAATAAAAAAAGTGATAGCGGGTATTTTTGCAGGTGGTTTTGTGATAGAAATTATACAAGGGGCTTTTTTGCAGGGGCGGCAGTTTGATGTAATTGATTTAATCGCCAACGGCTTGGGCATTTCTTTGGGGCTGCTGCTATTGCTGTTACCTTCTTTACAAAAATAAAGTTTCAACAACAACTTTTAGCTTTGTAAAAGTTGTTGTTGAAAGAAAAATAATTTTATTCTTACTTTTATTAAAAAGTTGATAGTGTTAAATATTGAATGATGATCAACGATACAAATCATTAAAAATGATATACTTAACTAATAACTCATCATTCAAAACTAAGCACTACCGAAAAGTTAATCTTCGTTGTGCAGTAAATGCTCGGCACGCCCTTTGCGAAATACATTGCGCACTTCGCGTATGCCGGTTTTGCGTAGGTGGCGTTGTTCTTCTTCGGGCAGGCGGATAAAATCCTGACAATGGTGCGAGCAGCAGCCGTCGAATTTAGCGCGGCAGGCATCGCATTGAATGAAGAGCAGATGACAAGCCTCGTTCACGCAGTTGGTGTGGGCATCGCAGGGGCTGCCGCACTGGTGACAATGTGCGATAACATCAGAAGAAATGCGTTCGCCCAAGCGTTCGTCAAACACAAAGTTTTTACCGATAAATTTATTTTCCAAACCCTGTGTGTGCATCTTGCGCGTATTTGATGATACCGCCCTCCAACTGATACACTTTTTCAAAACCTTCGTGTTTGAAGTAGGCACTTGCTTTTTCGCAGCGAATACCTCCGGTACAATAGAGCAGAATGTTTTTGTCGCGGTGGGCTTGCAGCATATCTTTAATCAGGGGCAGCGACTCGCGGAAAGTATCCACATCGGGTAATATTGCACCTTTAAAATGTCCCACTTCACTTTCGTAGTGGTTGCGCATATCCACCATCACGGTGTCGGTGCGGTCAGCCATTTCGTTGAAAGCGGCGGCGTTGAGGTGCGTACCGCATTTGGAAGCATCAAAAGTGTCGTCCGACAAACCATCGGCTACAATTTTGTATTTTACCTGTATTTTTAATTTAAAAAATGATTTTGCCTGTGCTTCTACTGCAATATTCAAGCGCATATTATTAAATGTTTCGCGGGCATACAACTCGGCTTTAAACTCGTCATAATGCTCTTTGGGCACAGAAATTTGTCCGTTGATGCCTTCGGTGGCGATATATACGCGCCCCATTACGCCAAAATGTTCCCAAACAAGGTACAACTCATCGCGCAAAGATTGCGGTTCGGGGATATATACATAGCGGTAAAATGACAAAGTAACGCGCTCTTCGTGGCTTTCCTGCATATATTTTTTGAGCAAGCGGCGGTCAATGCGATTATATAAAGGCATAGAGTTGATATTATTTTTTATTTTCGCTGCAAAGTTAAAAAAATTGTAAATACAACAACAAAAAAAGACTATTTTGTCTTTAATTTTTTCTATATGAATATTTTTATCCCTTTTCTAAAATTGATTCGGATTCCTAATTTATTGTATATCATACTCACGCAATTACTGTTGTACTATTGCATTATAGAGCCTGTTTACAGCATCACCGGACACACCCTGTCTTTAAGCAGCTACGAATTTGCTTTGTTGGTGTTTTCTACGGTATGTATTGCGGCGGCGGGCTATATCATCAACGATTATTTTGATGTGCAAGCCGATGAAATCAATAAGCCGGAGCGTATTTTTATCAACAGAAGCATCAGCCGCCGCGCCGCCATCTTGTGGCATTTGTTTTTTAATGCTTTGGGCATTGCTTTGGGTTTTTATTTGGCGGTGCGCGTGGGAGTGCCGCGTTTGGGATTTATTCATGTAGGGGGCGGCGAGTTTGTTGTGGTATTATTCCAATTATTTCAAACGAAAATTTCTGATTGGCAATATACTCGTGGCTTTGCTCACTGCCTTGGTGGTGCTGATGGTGGCAGCTTATGAACCCACCTTGTTCAAGAAAGAAATTTTGGAAGTGCCTTTAAAAGACAATGTTATTTTACAATATTTTTTGGGTTATGCTTTTTTGCTTTTATGACCACCTTGCTCCGCGAAGTGGTAAAAGATATGGAGGATATGCAGGGCGACGAAGCCATCGGCTGCCGCACGCTGCCCTTAGTG
The window above is part of the Sphingobacteriales bacterium genome. Proteins encoded here:
- the gcvH gene encoding glycine cleavage system protein GcvH, which produces MQFPSDLRYTKDHEWLRLENGNIAVVGITDFAQRELGDIVYVEIETLEQTLEQNDIFGTIEAVKTVSDLYMPVSGKIIEINTALNDNPEAVNKDPYGEAWMIKIQISDPAQVDALLDAAAYEAAVS
- a CDS encoding UbiA family prenyltransferase, coding for MIRIPNLLYIILTQLLLYYCIIEPVYSITGHTLSLSSYEFALLVFSTVCIAAAGYIINDYFDVQADEINKPERIFINRSISRRAAILWHLFFNALGIALGFYLAVRVGVPRLGFIHVGGGEFVVVLFQLFQTKISDWQYTRGFAHCLGGADGGSL
- a CDS encoding DUF1697 domain-containing protein, with protein sequence MHKVTYIALLRGINIGKRRVKMEALKNIFAAMGLEQVRTYIQSGNVVFQAQPLPEVSELEAAIAYKLHQELGFPVPVLLRTAAAWQSIITQNPFIIAEPHLETTHLHATFLQQMPAPALWQQLQQQSAVHFENTPDRWQAAENMLYLYCPQPYHQTPFSPAFLEKHLKVATSTRNWNTVLALKKML
- the vanZ gene encoding VanZ family protein translates to MWAYLIVFLSVLPSNALPRLSLLDFDFIDKFIHLMFYAVLMAAFIIEHRRFYGKNPSAPLIKKVIAGIFAGGFVIEIIQGAFLQGRQFDVIDLIANGLGISLGLLLLLLPSLQK